The genomic DNA CCGACCGATTTCATGACCTTGAGGTTGATGCCCAACAGATCGTCACGGCTCATCCCGGGCTTGCGGGCGACACCGGCGGTCACGATGCACACGTCCGCGCCTGCGATATCGGCATAGTCCTGCGTGCCGGACATGGCGGCGTCAAAGCCCTCGGACGGGCCGGATTCAGCGATATCAAGCGCCTTGCCCTCGGGTGTGCCTTCCGCGATGTCGAACATCACGACGTCACCAAGTTCCTTGATTGCGGCGAGGTGGGCCAGCGTGCCCCCGATTTGACCAGCGCCGATCAGGGCGATTTTGGGTCGAGCCATGTGCATTACTCCAGTTGGATTTGCGTTGGGCGCGGGCTTAAACCCTCAGGCCCGCGCTTGCAAGCTGCACATTGGCGCGCCGCCCAACCGGCGGTCAGTCGCGCGGTTCGTCCGGAATGCCCACTTCGGCCTCTTCCTTCTCGGTACCGACATCGGAAAACTGCGCGTCGCGCGGGCGTCCGTCCACGGTTGCTGGGTTTTCGGCGGCATCAAGCGACGTGCCATTGGGTGCCGTGTCGCCCTCCATCTCGTCTGCGGGCTTGGCCTTTTTGATCAGCGCATCGGGGTCCTGTCCCACGATGTCGACGGCGGCCTTGGCCTCGGCCACCAGAACATGGGTCGCATCGGGCAGGAACGCCGAATCGCCGCTGTCATCGGCCATGTCGTCGGCCCCGTCCCGCACATCGAACTTGTTGAAACGCGGGGCCGCGTCCAGCGCGTCCTCGTCGGTAAAGATCACGTAATACCGGTCACCGCGCACGTCGGTCACCACGGTGACACCCTCCATCGGTGCGGCCACCTCGCGGTCGGCCAGCCCCCAGATGCCGCCAACGCTCATCACGATCGCCTCGACGGCGCCTTCGGAGTTGATCACCAGATCCTTGATCGACGCGATCCGGTCGAACCGTTTCGCCCCGTCAAGCGGCATCGGCGTGTCGGTCATCGGACGGCCACGGAAATTGTAGACCGGTGCGCCGATCATCTCGCCCACGATCAGGCTGTCGGGCGACATGGTAAAGCTTCCCACGGCGGTCTGTTGCGACGTGGACTGCGCGGCGGCGGGAACGGACAGGGCGACAATCACGGCGGTCGAGGCAAAAAGGCGTTTCATCGAAATTTCCTTTCGGGACAGGCAAAAAACACAGTTGGGAAATGAACGGTTGGCGGCGCGTTCGGTTCCTGCCAAAGGTAAAACGTCTGCGGAGGGGTCAAGACGCGATGCTCGTTCTCGATTGGTGGTTTTTCGCGGTGGCGGGTCCGGCCGTTGTTTTTGCTGGCATTTCCAAGGGCGGCTTCGGCTCGGGCGCTGCATTTGCCGCAGCCTCGATGCTGGCGCTTGTGGTCGAACCCGGTCTCGCGCTCGGGGTCATGCTGCCGCTCTTGATGCTGATCGATCTGAGCACCCTGCGGCCCTACTGGGGCAAATGGGGCCTGCGCGAAGCGATGCTTCTGATCCTTGGCGGATTGCCCGGCGTGGTGCTGGGGGCGCTGCTCTACCGCGTGGCCTCGCCCGATCTGTTCCGGCTGCTCATCGGCGGTGTGTCCATCGGTTTCGTGATCTGGCAGGTATCGCTGGCGCGCGGCTGGATCGCCGTGGGGCGCAAGCCGATGTCGGACCGCGTGGGTCTCGTGGCGGGGGTCGCATCGGGCTTTACCAGCTTCATCAGCCACGCCGGCGGCCCGCCCTCTGCGGTGTTCCTGCTCGGGCGGGGGCTCGACAAAACCCGGTTTCAAGCGACCACGGTT from Sulfitobacter sp. S190 includes the following:
- a CDS encoding sulfite exporter TauE/SafE family protein; its protein translation is MLVLDWWFFAVAGPAVVFAGISKGGFGSGAAFAAASMLALVVEPGLALGVMLPLLMLIDLSTLRPYWGKWGLREAMLLILGGLPGVVLGALLYRVASPDLFRLLIGGVSIGFVIWQVSLARGWIAVGRKPMSDRVGLVAGVASGFTSFISHAGGPPSAVFLLGRGLDKTRFQATTVLVFWIINIAKFVPYAYLGMFTLETAKANLVLAPFALLGAWLGVRAHAAVPERLFFGITYVALTLTGIKLIWDGLT
- a CDS encoding PRC-barrel domain-containing protein — its product is MKRLFASTAVIVALSVPAAAQSTSQQTAVGSFTMSPDSLIVGEMIGAPVYNFRGRPMTDTPMPLDGAKRFDRIASIKDLVINSEGAVEAIVMSVGGIWGLADREVAAPMEGVTVVTDVRGDRYYVIFTDEDALDAAPRFNKFDVRDGADDMADDSGDSAFLPDATHVLVAEAKAAVDIVGQDPDALIKKAKPADEMEGDTAPNGTSLDAAENPATVDGRPRDAQFSDVGTEKEEAEVGIPDEPRD